The following proteins come from a genomic window of Abditibacteriaceae bacterium:
- a CDS encoding DUF1559 domain-containing protein: MKRSLLLFSKLTLISVVFFVGTLQVFHVFSRARENARRQSCQSNLKQLGLGMAQYTADYDGRAPLNTASSIGWERMMTAYTKSCPIMNCPSETSIQFSGPGGGGVGAACPTDYWMNARLFDARGRGLSLKAMPANKLLYGDGDGRKGTSYYTLDARRFDAKANYATRHLDGANYAFVDGHVKWARPEEIGTTWKW; this comes from the coding sequence ATGAAGCGAAGCCTCCTGCTGTTTTCGAAACTGACATTAATTTCTGTGGTGTTTTTCGTCGGGACGCTTCAGGTGTTCCACGTATTTTCTCGTGCCCGCGAGAACGCTCGTCGCCAATCGTGCCAGTCGAACCTGAAGCAATTAGGACTGGGAATGGCACAATACACGGCCGATTACGATGGCCGTGCCCCGCTGAATACAGCGTCCTCCATTGGCTGGGAACGGATGATGACGGCCTATACGAAAAGCTGTCCGATTATGAATTGTCCCAGCGAAACTTCAATTCAGTTTTCCGGGCCGGGTGGCGGCGGTGTCGGCGCAGCGTGCCCAACCGATTACTGGATGAACGCGCGGTTATTCGATGCGCGCGGGCGCGGTCTTTCCCTTAAAGCGATGCCTGCCAACAAATTGCTTTACGGTGATGGCGACGGGCGCAAAGGCACCTCGTATTACACCCTCGACGCACGCCGTTTTGACGCGAAAGCCAATTACGCGACGCGCCACCTCGACGGTGCGAATTACGCTTTTGTCGATGGTCACGTCAAATGGGCCAGGCCCGAAGAAATCGGCACAACCTGGAAATGGTGA
- a CDS encoding methyltransferase — translation MSSSAHYFSSAPAGREGLRPVSVRAAGVSLPLMSGAGTFSRDGLDVGSKLLLETFLPAAPTEAQTWLDLGCGWGAVGCVLAHARPDCRILACDINRRAARLAQKNARDNHLETEVWCGDGAAALRHDVCDAVLCNPPVRAGNATIARLFDDSFRVLRPAGSLWIVLRTAQGAKSWQRRLEEQFGNCQLRAQGKGFRILQSVK, via the coding sequence GTGTCTTCTTCTGCGCATTACTTTTCCTCCGCGCCTGCTGGCCGCGAAGGGCTTCGTCCGGTTTCGGTTCGTGCCGCCGGAGTTTCTCTGCCACTGATGTCCGGCGCCGGCACCTTCTCGCGCGACGGTTTAGACGTCGGCTCCAAATTGCTGCTCGAAACTTTTCTGCCCGCTGCCCCAACCGAGGCGCAAACGTGGCTCGATTTGGGTTGTGGTTGGGGCGCGGTCGGATGCGTCTTGGCGCACGCGCGGCCTGACTGCCGCATTCTCGCCTGTGATATTAACCGTCGCGCGGCGCGGCTGGCGCAAAAAAACGCGCGTGACAACCATCTCGAAACCGAAGTCTGGTGCGGCGATGGCGCAGCCGCGTTGCGCCACGATGTTTGTGATGCGGTGTTGTGCAATCCGCCAGTGCGCGCGGGCAACGCGACAATCGCGCGCTTGTTCGACGACAGCTTTCGCGTCTTGCGCCCCGCCGGCTCCTTATGGATTGTGCTTCGTACCGCGCAAGGTGCGAAAAGCTGGCAGCGCCGACTTGAAGAGCAATTTGGCAACTGCCAACTGCGCGCTCAGGGAAAAGGATTCCGAATTTTGCAATCGGTGAAATGA
- a CDS encoding cyanophycin synthetase, with product MSHFLDDYFAALQRFGIRPGLERVRALLHSAGNPEQKFPAVLVGGTNGKGSTCEFLARGFSASRRIGLYTSPHLNRWNERIRIVENGDASPQSGKISDTELETLLREAAPHLEAVTKVHGTPTEFETLTFLGFWHFARQNVDAAVVEVGLGGKWDATNVCEPLVSVVTHVALDHCDRLGNTLEEIAADKIYIARPNRVCVTAETKPEVLRVFQEHCDAIGAHLQQISTVEFREPHEVQADTSTVPHWQQLNARTAAAAARALETALGWPHSEENISLAVAGRAEIVRQNPTVLLDGANNPDGALRLAEYLRAAFPNRRIIFVAGMSADKDFRAMLRIWREVASRFITTQAQHPRAAGAEELAQTPELTDAVVEAIPDVRGAVARALQLATPNDVIVVSGSFFVLSEVERNAL from the coding sequence GTGTCTCATTTTCTTGACGATTATTTTGCTGCATTACAACGCTTCGGCATCCGGCCCGGCCTGGAGCGTGTGCGCGCTCTGCTCCACAGCGCCGGCAACCCCGAGCAGAAATTTCCCGCCGTTCTTGTCGGCGGCACCAACGGCAAAGGCTCAACCTGCGAATTTCTGGCGCGAGGTTTTTCGGCTTCGCGACGCATCGGGCTTTACACCTCGCCGCACCTGAACCGCTGGAACGAACGCATTCGCATTGTCGAAAACGGCGACGCTTCCCCACAAAGCGGAAAGATTTCCGACACCGAGTTAGAAACATTGCTGCGTGAAGCCGCGCCGCACCTCGAAGCCGTGACAAAAGTTCACGGCACGCCAACCGAATTTGAAACCCTGACGTTTTTGGGTTTCTGGCATTTCGCGCGGCAGAATGTCGATGCGGCAGTTGTCGAAGTTGGGCTTGGTGGAAAGTGGGACGCGACCAATGTTTGCGAGCCTCTGGTTTCGGTTGTCACTCACGTGGCGCTCGATCACTGCGACCGTTTGGGCAACACGCTCGAAGAAATCGCGGCCGACAAAATCTATATCGCGCGTCCGAATCGGGTGTGCGTCACGGCGGAAACCAAGCCTGAAGTGCTGCGCGTTTTTCAGGAACACTGCGACGCCATCGGTGCGCATTTGCAACAGATAAGTACGGTCGAATTCCGGGAACCCCACGAAGTGCAGGCGGATACTTCGACAGTTCCGCACTGGCAGCAACTCAACGCCCGAACAGCGGCAGCAGCGGCACGCGCTTTAGAAACCGCGCTTGGTTGGCCGCATTCCGAAGAAAATATTTCGCTTGCAGTTGCAGGACGCGCCGAAATCGTGCGCCAAAATCCGACCGTCCTTCTCGATGGAGCGAATAACCCCGACGGCGCGCTACGTTTGGCGGAATATCTGCGGGCGGCGTTTCCCAATCGTCGGATCATTTTTGTCGCCGGAATGTCCGCCGACAAAGATTTCCGCGCGATGCTGCGCATCTGGCGCGAAGTGGCGTCGCGTTTTATCACCACGCAAGCACAGCATCCGCGCGCCGCGGGTGCCGAAGAATTAGCGCAAACACCAGAGCTAACAGATGCTGTGGTTGAAGCAATTCCCGATGTACGAGGTGCCGTTGCCCGCGCTCTGCAACTCGCAACGCCCAATGATGTGATTGTTGTGTCGGGTTCGTTTTTTGTGCTTTCCGAGGTCGAGAGAAACGCACTTTAA